The following coding sequences lie in one Yamadazyma tenuis chromosome 3, complete sequence genomic window:
- the RPB7 gene encoding DNA-directed RNA polymerase II subunit (EggNog:ENOG503P1SG; BUSCO:EOG09264RW6; COG:K), with the protein MFFLKDLSLNLTLHPSYFGPQMDQYLRDKLLSDVEGTCTGQFGYIVCVLDCMNIDVGKGRIIPSSGMAEFEVKYRAVVWKPFKGEVVDAIVTTVNKMGFFADVGPLSVFVSTHLIPSDMQFNPSANPPAYVSQDENIEKGSKVRLKIVGTRTDVNEIYAIGSIKEDYLGPSPM; encoded by the coding sequence AAGACTTATCGTTGAATTTAACCTTACATCCCAGTTATTTTGGGCCACAGATGGACCAATATCTAAGAGATAAATTACTTagtgatgttgaaggaaCATGTACCGGTCAATTTGGATATATTGTATGTGTCTTGGACTGTATGAATATAGACGTCGGGAAGGGGAGAATCATACCCCTGTCTGGAATGGCTGAATTCGAAGTCAAATACAGAGCTGTTGTTTGGAAGCCGTTTAAAGGAGAAGTGGTTGATGCAATTGTCACAACCGTCAACAAAATGGGTTTTTTTGCAGATGTTGGTCCTTTGTCAGTGTTTGTTAGCACCCACTTAATACCTTCAGATATGCAATTCAATCCTTCTGCCAACCCACCAGCGTATGTAAGTCAGGATGAAAACATTGAAAAGGGATCAAAAGTAAGATTGAAAATTGTTGGTACTAGAACTGATGTTAATGAAATCTATGCCATAGGAAGTATAAAAGAAGATTACTTGGGACCAAGTCCTATGTGA